A single window of Arvicanthis niloticus isolate mArvNil1 chromosome 20, mArvNil1.pat.X, whole genome shotgun sequence DNA harbors:
- the Rsph4a gene encoding radial spoke head protein 4 homolog A yields MENSTFLKQEKENQEPEEAERTWQGESEASPQDPGPPSPEYQEKEQRSDTIPSPRMSLSWDHQSRTSLSLGDLTSGTGVSSSPPPPPLEFYSIPVKAETTQNPVAESNAERAPSGITDTGTPYSAPWKPYSAARQSTSHYKTHTEESAFPQSQTPHPDLCGLRDASRNKAKHKGLRFELLQEEDSNSNSDPDQPEVGVSEAVPSMLEVAIQNAKAYLLSTSSKSGLNLYDHLSKVLTKILDERPADAVDIIENISQDVKMAHFNKKLDTLHNENEMLPAYEIAETQKALFLQGHLEGADSELEEEITESSLPNVMESAYYFEQAGVGLGTDETYRVFLALKQLTDTHPIQRCRFWGKILGLEMNYIVAEVEFRDGEDEEEMEEEGIAEERDNGGSEAGEGEEDELPKPLYKAPQAIPKEECRTGANKYVYFVCNMPGRPWVRLPSVTPAQIVTARKIKKFFTGRLDAAVVSYPPFPGNESNYLRAQIARISAGTHVSPLGFYQFGEEEGEEEEVEGGRDSYEENPDFEGIQVIDLVDSLSNWVHHVQYILPQGRCNWFNPTQKDEEEEEEEEEDDEEKGEEPDYIEQEVGPPLLTPISEDLEIQNIPSWTTRLSSNLIPQYAIAILRSNLWPGAYAFSNGKKFENFYIGWGHKYSVENYTPPGPPPVFQEYPSGPEITEMDDPSVEEEQAFRLTQETVALSAEENEETEDEDDDDDD; encoded by the exons ATGGAAAACTCTACCTTTctgaaacaagaaaaggaaaatcaagagccagaggaagcagagagaacatgGCAAGGAGAGTCAGAAGCTTCTCCCCAGGATCCTGGTCCCCCATCACCTGAATACCAGGAAAAAGAGCAAAGGTCAGACACCATACCCTCACCCAGAATGAGCCTTTCTTGGGACCACCAGTCTAGAACCAGCCTGTCCCTGGGAGACCTCACCTCTGGAACAGGAGTGTCGTCATCCCCTCCCCCGCCTCCTCTGGAGTTTTATTCAATTCCTGTCAAGGCTGAAACTACTCAGAATCCTGTGGCTGAATCAAACGCAGAGAGGGCCCCCAGTGGGATTACTGACACCGGAACGCCTTATTCTGCTCCTTGGAAACCATATTCTGCTGCAAGACAATCAACTTCTCACTACAAAACCCATACAGAGGAAAGTGCCTTCCCGCAGTCCCAGACACCCCATCCTGACCTGTGTGGGCTAAGGGATGCCAGCAGGAACAAGGCCAAGCACAAAGGGCTAAGATTTGAACTTTTACAAGAGGAAGACTCAAACAGTAACAGTGATCCAGACCAGCCTGAGGTTGGAGTCAGTGAAGCAGTCCCGAGTATGCTTGAGGTGGCCATTCAGAatgcaaaagcatacctgctgaGTACAAGCAGCAAGTCTGGCTTAAACCT ATATGATCATCTTTCTAAAGTGTTGACCAAGATACTAGATGAACGACCTGCAGATGCTGTTGACATCATTGAAAATATAAGCCAGGATGTGAAAATggcacattttaataaaaaattagataCACTCCACAATGAAAATGAGATGCTTCCAGCATATGAAATAGCAGAGACACAGAAGGCTCTTTTTCTCCAGGGACATTTGGAAGGAGCTGATTCAGAACTGGAGGAGGAAATT ACAGAAAGCTCTCTGCCCAATGTGATGGAATCAGCTTATTATTTTGAACAAGCTGGAGTTGGTTTGGGGACAGATGAGACTTACCGAGTATTTCTTGCCCTAAAGCAACTTACTGACACACACCCAATCCAAAGATGCCGCTTCTGGGGCAAGATCTTGGGTCTGGAAATGAACTATATTGTTGCCGAAGTGGAATTTCGTGATGGTGAAGatgaagaggagatggaagaggaagggATAGCTGAGGAGAGGGACAATGGAGGAAGTGAAGCCGGTGAAGGCGAGGAGGATGAACTACCGAAGCCTTTATATAAGGCCCCACAGGCTATACCTAAGGAAGAATGTAGAACAGGTGCCAACAAGTATGTCTATTTTGTTTGCAACATGCCTGGAAGGCCATGGGTAAGGTTACCATCAGTTACACCTGCACAAATTGTCACTgcaagaaaaatcaagaaattttTCACTGGGCGACTAGACGCAGCTGTTGTAAGCTACCCACCCTTCCCAGGAAATGAGAGCAATTACTTAAGAGCACAAATTGCCCGCATTTCAGCAGGGACCCATGTCAGCCCTCTGGGATTCTATCAGTTTggtgaagaggaaggagaggaagaagaggtggaaggTGGTCGAGACAGCTATGAAGAAAACCCTGACTTTGAAGGCATCCAAGTGATTGACCTGGTGGACTCTCTATCCAATTGGGTTCATCATGTGCAGTATATTCTTCCTCAG GGTCGCTGTAATTGGTTCAACCCTACacaaaaagatgaggaagaagaagaagaagaagaagaagatgatgaagaaaaagGGGAAGAGCCTGACTACATAGAGCAGGAAGTGGGGCCTCCTCTTTTGACACCCATCTCTGAAGACTTGG AGATTCAGAATATACCCTCTTGGACAACACGGCTGTCCTCAAATCTCATTCCACAGTATGCCATCGCTATCCTTCGATCCAATCTTTGGCCTGGAGCATATGCCTTTTCCAATGGCAA GAAGTTTGAAAACTTCTACATAGGCTGGGGTCATAAGTACAGTGTGGAGAATTACACACCCCCAGGCCCACCACCAGTTTTTCAAGAATATCCCAGTGGACCAGAAATTACAGAAATGGATGATCCCAGTGTGGAGGAGGAACAGGCTTTCAGGTTGACACAAGAGACAGTTGCACTTTCAGCTGAGGagaatgaagaaactgaagatgaagatgatgacgatgatgattaA